The region aatgataaattaataagactacaaaaatatttcaataatattACTGAATCTTTTGatataatcattttaaaaattagctaattattcataaaaattagctaattttactaaacaaaattaatttgtttggGAACCTGTGTTAATCACCATCCATTGTCGACTTGTAGCAGAAAAGTCGCAACACTTTCTCTGATGCGATTCTTCTTAGACAATTTAACGAAACCTTCATGTGCAAGGAATTCAAGAGAAGTGCACACGTAAATGGCTCTGGGGCAAAATATTTCTTGTGTTTGGTATGGCAGGATAAAAATCTTTCTAAATTATAGTGCATAGAcgaattgaataaattaaatcaaatggtAGTCATTGAATGATGCTCTATCAAagctaaaattttcaattgaattaaaagaaaaaaatacaagaaaatgcaatcattaattaaatttcCCGGCATATGAATAGAATTAAACTTATTGATTcaattgagttgatatttagctatgattcaaatatataaatatactaGTAGGTATGACCAGTTTAATAATTTACTGATTACCTATCAGAATGTTCAGTTTTATTAGTCTAGTCTCATATTTTTctacagttttttttttgtcaaaaatggtaatcgactctttaaaattttaattattagtttgttAGTTAACAAGccgtggttcgaacccacaacctcttaATGCACTTAAAGACGTCTTAACCATCCAAATTAGGCCCACATTGACATATTTTTCTACAGTTACTTTGCTTTTAGTCTACTTTGTTAGTTTCACTATTGGATGAAGATGATAATAATTCATCTGGCGGTGATAAATAGATCAAGTAAGATCTactttgtaaaaaataaaataacggTAGAAAGACCCCTATGTGTTAATTAAAATtccaaatttataaatattcaaGTTTCAAGTTTCAGTTGATGATTGAATAATGGTCCTTATTACACTTGAGGAGTAAGATAACAAAATCTAAATAACAAGAAGTGTCAAAATAATTCACAttgctaaaataataaaaattgaaataactgCTTTTGATTATTGTGGTTATGGTGGATCTAAATTCATTTTATATGCATATAGGTTTTTGCACTATAttctattaataattaataatttttacttactAATAAATCAATacctaataaatttttaaaaataaaataaatcataataaaaaatgacaagcatttggatttttttgatttttttgtcattCCGTCTAAAATTAACGTTTATGGTAAAAGATTAGCACAGGACATCAATGCCGTGCCATGGTTTCGCTTTCTAAAAATAAGACGGCCACAGTGGAAGGCCTTGGTCAgcataaacatataaacaaaattataaaatcttcattaataatttaatatgtcTTATGTCTCccattcaaaataataaaaattactacccaactaccaaattttataactttggtctatttttaaacaatttaaaaatagcttaaaattCCTAAAGTTTTCATCGAAGTCAAGTTCCAATCTCTATACTAAACTGTAGCTTCTATTATAGCAACAAATGTCAGCCATGTGATCATCTTATAACGGCTTCAGAGTCGCACGATTAGACTAGTTTTAGTTCTAGAAAAAGTAAATGAAAACTGTGGGTCAACGTAGAAAAGTAAGTCGTACGATTGGTTTACTGTTCCATTCCGCATCGAATATTAACCCCGACTCGGTTTCTTAAATAACGAAATAATGAAAAGTTCCGCGAAATTCCAATTATTTCTTGATTTTGCCCTTCCAAATTTCTTAATTATTAGATCTCTCtccatttaatttattatttcacATCGATTTAAAGTCGCCGCTAATTCTCTTCTTCCCTTCCATTATTCTTTCAAAGAACGAAAAAAATGCTGCACAGAAGCTTCAAGCCAGCGAAatggtaatttttttgatattcttgttgatctttttatttgattaaattgattttgatttgtttttgattttgatgtAGTAAAACGGCGTTGAAACTAGCGGCGTCGCGTATAAAGTTATTGAAAAACAAACGAGATGCGCAGGTTAGGCAGCTCAAGCGAGAATTGGCTCAATTGCTTGAATCGGGTCAGGACCAGACTGCTAGAATTCGGGTAACTAACTTAAATGATCCGTATCCACTTCAAATTGTTTTTATTGAgattttgtttatgtttttatttttattttgagcaattaattttttagtttatcaaCTATGCAAATAAGGATATAGGAAAGAAGGAATTTCTGTTGCttttttagtattaattttgaCTTGTTTTGAGAAGATAACATACtgaaaatttgataataataaaaaatgaagttatgctgtttgtttgttatttggctGGTTATGTTCGGGCTTTCACGCGATATCGAGTAGGCGTAAACTTTATTGTGCTTTCTAAATTGCTTCTGCAGGTTGAGCATGTGGTTAGAGAAGAGAAGACAATGGCGGCGTATGATCTTATTGAGATATACTGTGAACTTATTGTTGCACGTTTGCCAATCATTGAATCACAGAAGTACgtaaatttcttttctttttaacaaaattgagattttatattttagattCTGAGGGATTTCcgctttcttttgttttaataGAAATTATCCATGTAACACATACCTCTAcaagtttttttctttttatatagaGTCTGACTGGGAGCATTGGTTACTAGTTCATTTAGTTTTGGCATTAATGATACACTGTTTTTGGAATATCTCCAGCAGTAGTTTCGAATTTCtgctgattttatttttataatttcagaAACTGTCCCATTGACTTGAAAGAAGCAATATCCAGTGTCATTTTTGCATCTCCAAGATGTGCGGATGTACCAGAATTGATGGATGTCCGTAAGCATTTTACAGCAAAATATGGGAAAGAATTTGTTTCTGCTGCAGCTGAAGTACGTCCAGACTGTGGTGTTAGCCGCCTGGTTAGTCTCTGTGGTGTCAGTTTATGGTAATCTCCCTGGTGTTTATTGCTGCTGATCatcctttttcttttaatatccTAGTTGGTGGAAAAAATGTCTGCCAGAGCTCCTGATGGTCCcacgaaaataaaaattctgAGTACAATTGCCGAGGAACATAATGTTAAATGGGTTCCTAAATCATTTGGCGAGAAAGAAATGGAGCCTTCTGACAACTTGCTGGTAAGGTCAAATGTTTAGAAGTGATTATTTCCCCTGAATTTCCACTGGTGCATCTAGAGCTGCATACAGTATGAATTGAGCTATATTTTCTTAGTGCTTGCATTTGCTTGTAAATTTCTTTGAGCAGAATGGACCGAGTTCGTTCCAACAGGCCAGTAAAATTAACACCCAAGAGCCACCCAATAGTGTTGGTCAGGGACCTCCTAGTTCTGGACCTTCTTCCAAACACTATGAAAGGCATGATGCACCTGTTAACTCGTATGGCTCCAATTCAAGATCATCACCACATTCCCAAACCTTTCCTTCCACTAGCGCCGATCCTAATAAGGCAATGCCATCTGCCAATTCTCATGATGACAAAAGATCTTTTGGTATGCCAGTTTTTGCGATAAAGTCATTTTTTAACAATAAGTATAAAGTTATACCCCTCCTTGTTCTTCGCATATGGGTTCTTAGTTTATGATTGAAACAGGAACTGGGTCTGAAGATGTGGAATTTAGGCATTCCTATACTTCGGAGCACAGTCATTCCTCTGCAGGTGGGCGGCGTTGGAATATGGAATTTACGGATGCTACAGCTGCTGCACAGGCAGCTGCTGAGTCTGCGGAACTAGCAAGTTTGGCTGCCAGAGCTGCTGCAGAACTTTCAAGCCAAGGAAGGATATCCAGGCAGCAGTCAACCGAGCCAAAAAAGGGTTCTCATTTTAGGTCAAATGAAGAAGGGCCTCAAAATAATTTTGACTCAAGGTCGGAAGGCAAAAATCATGGGCGAGTTCGAGCAGACAATACATCTCGCAGAAGTAACTCTGGGAAGAGTTTTGAGCAAAGTTTTGAAAATGAACAAGATGACCTGGCAGGATTGGCTGAAAGGTTTAACAATCTCAAGAGCTCTAATATATCTGGCCAGTCAGCTTCCATACATTCCAGTAGTAGTTCTTTGGATGAATTCCCAAATGTGAGTGATCTTCAAATGGTAGATAGGCACTCTAGGAAAGCCTCATACGAGTTCGAAAAGAGTGACCTTGCAGGTGAAGTAAATACAAAGAGAGTAAATAGCGAGGAAGAATTTGCGAACGACTCGCCCCGTGGACTGAGATCTGAGAATGTTGGTTATTTTGAAGAGGGAAGCATCAGGAAACAGTCCAGCAGTGTCTTCACTGACCCTCATTATCAAACTCCCAGTGATCAACACAATATACTTTCCAGTTTGAGCCAGCAGAAATTTTCTGAAGAAGCTAATAAGGAATctttattttttgatgatggAAATATTCAAAGAGATGGAAACGATAGAAATTCATTTGACAATCATGCTGTTGCTTTTGATGATTCTGGATCAGATGATGACGAATTGAAATTTGATGACAAGGAGGATTACTATGGCcaaaataattcatatttttcttCTCATCCTTCTGCAATTATAAGTGATAAGAGCCCCAGGCTAAACATGCAAGATTCACTAGGAAAGTCCAGTTCACAGTCGCTCTTCGCCTCTGACTCCCACTTTGCGACTGTATTTTCTGAAGAGTTGACAGATGATATAGTTCCTTCACGAGCAGATGACATGTTACCTGGAACTTTTGACCATTCAGATGGACCAAGTTCAGAGAGTGAAGGGGAGCTGTATGAATCTAAGTTTCTTGCAAGTAAACGTGACAGCTCTTCTCCTCATCATGAGATTGCATATACAAGTAATCCTGAGGAAACCCAGAATGTTGACGCTCATATGATAGGATCGCCAAACATGGAATTTAATAGAAAGACATGGAAACAGCATTCTGCAACTGATTCAGATGTATTAGTTCATTCCGAAGGAATCCATGCAGTCGAAGTTGGTGTTGAAACTGAAACTGATAGGAAGTTTGGTTATGGTGAGGCGTCTCGCATATATGGGAAATCCAAATCAAATACCAATAAGGACAGTTTGTTATCATCAGTGGACGAGGATATTCAACAATTTCAATCACTGGATGCCTTGGAGAATAGTAAACCTATTAATAACTCGAGTCTGGAAAATGATCCGGAGTTGAACTTTCCAAAGTTAACAGGTGGCTTTCGAAATAAGGCTTATAGGCATCCACCGTATGTTAGAAATGCTTCAAATGGTTCTTCAGTGTCCAAAGAAGCTGAAAAGGAAAATTCTATGAGGATTGAGCAGCCATCTTCATCTCGTAAGGCTGATATTGATTCTGGAGCTCGTGATCAAGAACCGTACAATCATTTGGTGCAccaaaaagtaaataaaaaagagatcTCAAATATCACAGTTTCATCTTCTGATTCCAGTGATCATGAGGAACCGGCACGCCAGGTTTTTACAAGTGGTCCAGAGGCTGGCAGTGAAGGGAGCAAAAGATCAGGATTAAGGAGTTATTTTGACTCGGATAAGAGTGACTCTGAGGAGGATCTTCGTAAAGAAAACTCATCAAGCAAAACTCGATTAGGTCCCGGATTATCTAGACGGTCAAATACTCCTGTTTCCAGTTCTGAGATAAATTCATCTTCCAAGTCCAGGGCTCCTTTTAAGTCTCCGGTTACTGCAGATCGTGTTGTAGAACAAAAGTCATCCTCGGCGAGTTCCTATGCTACTGAAACTCAAGTGAATTCCCCTTCTCGGAAGAATTCACATCACCAGGGACGTTCTGAGCGGGTTAAATCACCACCAGAACAAGCTAGTTCTGAGCCAGTTTCGCAGTACAGAAGATTTATGCATGAGGAATCATCCTCAAAAAGCTCCAAGTCTATTGATACTCAACAAAATCATCCTTCTCAATCCAGTAATTCATTTAACTCGAGAAAAACAGAGCAGCGAAAATCGACAGAACCAGCTAAATCAATTTCAGAATCAAAGCAGTCATCACGCGAGAAAAATCTAAAACCATCAGTGAGAGAGCAATCATCGAGTCGTCCCTCAAGAACCGTAACATCAGGTGGTGCTGAAAGTACAAAGACATCTGTGTCACGTGCAGATCCTCCGTCCAGGGAAAACTCCATCGACAAAGCCAGTCACGTGCACCCAAAACTTCCGGATTATGACACTATAACAGCACACCTATTGTCTCTCCGACAGAATCGTCAATAGATACGGATACTTTAAACGATAGGTAGTTTACCGTATTATACCTGTTTATAATTCTTTTGCCTTGAGCTTGCCGTTATAGGATATCTAAGAGTGGTTTGAAGTTTACAAGTTTGAGGAATGTAGATTTTCCGGTGcctatagctcattggttctTTGAAGGGGCTGTGCAGTAATCTTCTCATTATATGATTGTTAGCTGTACATTTTTTGATATACTTTATTATTTACCATTAAAGAAACGATATAATCattgaattgattgaattgcTGTAATGAGACAATAATGTATGATTGTATTGAAATTGGAGAGGATTGTTGCTCCATTTTACTTGCAAAGAATGGATCATTTTTTGAACTGGAGATCTGCCTCTAGATCGCATTCGTGTTGGATATGAAGGATTTAGCTTGCCATTGGTATTTAGTAACTCCGATTTGATTAAACGACaactaacaaaacaaaaccaaaaattatgCTACGTGTCATAATTCTAAACGATTGATtcggttcaccttttttttcatttataaggGGTGTTTAAGTAACaaaatttggcaattttacaattaattttgctctttaaatttgattagggtcattttttagACATGGACCCTAAATTAGGGTCATTTTGCTAGCGGTAGGTGACAAAATTTCAGTTTGGCTGATAAAGAGAGGGAGACAAAAACAGATACGTCTAAGCATTTGGTGGATGAATATCAAGGAAATTTCTTGTCTTGTTTCCTGAATAAGAAAACTTAATTATACACACGGTAAATATTGATCTAATTACTTGCCTTTTCTTTTATCTTCTCATTTAAAAGTTTTGTATCATAATTATCAAAATGCAACTGGTTACCAGCTTTCTCTGTCCGATTTAGCTCTGGTATACTCCTAATTTATCAATATCAAATTTTGTATAGtattaaaattgatttcaatgttttgataaatatatactTTTCTAGACTTAATCTAATACTGATATAATTGAGAAAGATTTCTGAAGGAATTTGAATTTTCTAGATTTTTTATTAGTCAGATCATCAGTTTCAAGCTTAGCTATTGTTGAACACAACTACGCAAATATTTATAGTTTGTACTGTTTATATTCTGAAATTATGTTCAGTAGTATTATTATTACagataatgaattttttttcggaTGCAGATCTTTCTTGCAGCAGTTCTTTCAATCAGTAACTACCCCCAAGTTAGAACATGTCGAAGGGATTATTGAAAAGTGAGGAGTTGTATCAGGTTCGTATGAATAGTGTAGTAGAAATGTTTACTTATTCCGGTTTTTTTATGTTCGTTATGTAATATGACTCGGTTTAAATTTGACTGACAGTATGTGCTAGAGACTAGCGTGTATCCCCGCGAACCAGAGCCACTCAGGGAGCTAAGAACTGTCACTGCTACCCACCCGAGGTAACGCCTCTTTGCTAGCTAATAAACGTTTCGTTTCTAACAcactagaaacgttgttcgaataacgTTTCCGTGCAATCTAGACGTGATTTTATTATCATGAAACTATGGGTATTCCTCGCAATTGAATCATAAAACATGCAATTTCTCAATCGTAAGTTGCTGCAAAAACAAATGAAACAGATTGAATTTTGCACTCGATTTCTCTGGGAATGTTAATAAGTTTGTGATTCTCCAGCGCTATGATGGCCACTTCTCCAGATGCTGGTCAGTTGATAGCCATGTTATTACAGCTAGTGAATGCTAAAAAGACTATAGAAGTGGGAGTTTTCACAGGATACTCACTTCTCCTTACTGCTCTTTCAATTCCTGAGGATGGTAAGgtaagaaattgaaaaaaatccatCAGTAAAGATCCAGATTTTGCTATATCCACATAATCCAATGCATCAATATGAAACTTCACTGCAGATTATAGCCATAGATGTTAATCGCGAGTCTTATGAGATAGGGTTGCCGATTATAAGGAAAGCTGGCGTTGAACACAAAATCGACTTCATAGAATCTGAGGCTTTACCAGTTCTTGACAAGCTAGTGAAAGATGTAAGGATCTCATGTCCCAAATTTTTCGTCATTCCGCCGTTCAACAGTTAAATGAGTAGTTATATCATGCAATAGATGTGCAACATCAATATACAATAATTATTTCATGTGTTGCTTAGTttcagttttatttatttagacaATCAACAAATGTCTAAAAATAGAATGCACATCATTTTAACTGTGACAAAGATGTCGTTTATTAATGTGGCACATCTGTTGCATTGAATAAACCTCCGCTTGAATTCAATATTGCACTTGATTTTCGTGATGTATTTCTTTTTTCTGCAGCACGAAAGTGAAGGCGGTTTTGATTTTGCTTTTGTTGATGCTGACAAAATCAATTACTGGAACTACCATGAGAGGCTACTGAAATTACTGAAGGTGGGTGGAATAGTTGTGTATGATAATACTCTCTGGGGAGGGACAGTTGTTATGCCTGAAGAAGCAACTCCAGAGGGTATGAGAATGGGCAGAGAGCTTACAATTAAACTTAATAAACTGCTTGCAGCTGATTCTCGTGTCCAAATTTCGCATGCTTCTGTGGGTGACGGAATCACAATCTGCAGGCGACTCCACTGATCCTTCAAAACTAAAGACTCATTGTACCTTTTATGAATTTGGAGTTTCTGAagcattttcaaaataaataaaaaaatacatgaataaaatgctgaaacgtggaatttcataaattttgatgTATCAGAACTTATGATAAATAATCACTTTGCTGAGTGAGGATCAAGCATACCAATCCAACAATTGAACTATTTAAGCATGCTCATTGTGTACGACCATTGCAACGACCTATAAATATGGTATCACCAAATGGCAAAACCAGTTTTTGCCATCCATGGAAATGCAGATAAGAGGTAACAGCAGGCAAAAATCAAATTCAGTTTTGATGATGATTTCAGAGGAACAATCAGTTATTCAATTACTAGAGAGAGAAACCGGAATCAAAAGTTATTTCTAAAGTTCATCATGGTATCATACAATATTTTCGGCTAAAAAAACAGCAGTACGAGTTTTGAACTACAGAACAGAAATCTAATGAAAATAACCAAGAACCTGCCCTCCCACATTCCGCTCAATTGCCTGTTCGTGATCCAGTACACCATCAGGAGTAGTGATCACAACATAACCAAACTGCCAGAAcaataaacaaaaaagaaaataaataaaccaTTTAACATCAATAAAAGACAGCACTATACTAttcaatttgacaaaacaaaacccaaaaaaagatgaaaaactaACCTGACGAGTGGGGAGTGTTCGCAGTCGGTATTCTTCTATTTCATTTGCTTTGATATCTTGTCTATAAGTGATAGCCTTACAATCAGTTATTCTGCCTTGTAGTTCCACTGTTATCCTCCCAACTCTATGCGGATCAAAAACCTCAAAATTCTTGATATACCCTGTAAAAAAGCACCATAAGTTCAACATATTAAACTCACAGCATTAAAAGCTCTAAACTCAAATCATACCAGTAATCGTCAAATCATTTTTCAAGAGCAAAAAAGGTTTATTTCGTCCCTCCAACTTGGAACGAAAGAACAAAAGAGTCCAAGTAACTTACTGCTCATCAATTTACAGTCAAATTACACCCTAATctgacacattcttgatggtcAAAGGTGAAAAATGACCCAAAATCGACGAGTAGTGGGTGTTTTTATCCAAAGTTACGAACTTGAACTCTTTTGTATTCCAAGTTGGAGTGGCAAAATGAGCGTTTGTTGGATTCAAGAAACACTGAAACAGAGCTGTAGAAGGTGCAATTACAACTCCTGgacaaacaaaacaattttattgATAGAAACAGCAACAGGGTGATAGTCCAGTGATCAACTCTGAACAATTTTTCGCCCAAACGCGTAAATTTCATTTGATACATTTCCAAATTTTAGTAAGTTCTATACATTTAAGTTAGTCAAATCAATCCAAACCCTAGGTAAACATTT is a window of Mercurialis annua linkage group LG2, ddMerAnnu1.2, whole genome shotgun sequence DNA encoding:
- the LOC126668897 gene encoding uncharacterized protein LOC126668897; protein product: MLHRSFKPAKCKTALKLAASRIKLLKNKRDAQVRQLKRELAQLLESGQDQTARIRVEHVVREEKTMAAYDLIEIYCELIVARLPIIESQKNCPIDLKEAISSVIFASPRCADVPELMDVRKHFTAKYGKEFVSAAAEVRPDCGVSRLLVEKMSARAPDGPTKIKILSTIAEEHNVKWVPKSFGEKEMEPSDNLLNGPSSFQQASKINTQEPPNSVGQGPPSSGPSSKHYERHDAPVNSYGSNSRSSPHSQTFPSTSADPNKAMPSANSHDDKRSFGTGSEDVEFRHSYTSEHSHSSAGGRRWNMEFTDATAAAQAAAESAELASLAARAAAELSSQGRISRQQSTEPKKGSHFRSNEEGPQNNFDSRSEGKNHGRVRADNTSRRSNSGKSFEQSFENEQDDLAGLAERFNNLKSSNISGQSASIHSSSSSLDEFPNVSDLQMVDRHSRKASYEFEKSDLAGEVNTKRVNSEEEFANDSPRGLRSENVGYFEEGSIRKQSSSVFTDPHYQTPSDQHNILSSLSQQKFSEEANKESLFFDDGNIQRDGNDRNSFDNHAVAFDDSGSDDDELKFDDKEDYYGQNNSYFSSHPSAIISDKSPRLNMQDSLGKSSSQSLFASDSHFATVFSEELTDDIVPSRADDMLPGTFDHSDGPSSESEGELYESKFLASKRDSSSPHHEIAYTSNPEETQNVDAHMIGSPNMEFNRKTWKQHSATDSDVLVHSEGIHAVEVGVETETDRKFGYGEASRIYGKSKSNTNKDSLLSSVDEDIQQFQSLDALENSKPINNSSLENDPELNFPKLTGGFRNKAYRHPPYVRNASNGSSVSKEAEKENSMRIEQPSSSRKADIDSGARDQEPYNHLVHQKVNKKEISNITVSSSDSSDHEEPARQVFTSGPEAGSEGSKRSGLRSYFDSDKSDSEEDLRKENSSSKTRLGPGLSRRSNTPVSSSEINSSSKSRAPFKSPVTADRVVEQKSSSASSYATETQVNSPSRKNSHHQGRSERVKSPPEQASSEPVSQYRRFMHEESSSKSSKSIDTQQNHPSQSSNSFNSRKTEQRKSTEPAKSISESKQSSREKNLKPSVREQSSSRPSRTVTSGGAESTKTSVSRADPPSRENSIDKASHVHPKLPDYDTITAHLLSLRQNRQ
- the LOC126669160 gene encoding 40S ribosomal protein S15a-2-like, whose product is MGRRILNDALRSMVNAEKRRKSTVQLQPISTVISSFLKIMKDRGYIKNFEVFDPHRVGRITVELQGRITDCKAITYRQDIKANEIEEYRLRTLPTRQFGYVVITTPDGVLDHEQAIERNVGGQVLGYFH
- the LOC126669158 gene encoding probable caffeoyl-CoA O-methyltransferase At4g26220 → MSKGLLKSEELYQYVLETSVYPREPEPLRELRTVTATHPSAMMATSPDAGQLIAMLLQLVNAKKTIEVGVFTGYSLLLTALSIPEDGKIIAIDVNRESYEIGLPIIRKAGVEHKIDFIESEALPVLDKLVKDHESEGGFDFAFVDADKINYWNYHERLLKLLKVGGIVVYDNTLWGGTVVMPEEATPEGMRMGRELTIKLNKLLAADSRVQISHASVGDGITICRRLH